A single window of Aspergillus puulaauensis MK2 DNA, chromosome 5, nearly complete sequence DNA harbors:
- a CDS encoding LamB/YcsF family protein (COG:S;~EggNog:ENOG410PNN3;~InterPro:IPR011330,IPR005501;~PFAM:PF03746;~go_function: GO:0003824 - catalytic activity [Evidence IEA];~go_process: GO:0005975 - carbohydrate metabolic process [Evidence IEA]), which yields MAPITKKALVNCDMGEAYGNWACGPDLELLPLIDIANIACGFHAGDPLIMLETVRNCKAHNILVGAHPGLPDIQGFGRREMKLSPDELTAITIYQVGALQGFLDREGVRLNHVKPHGVLYGMMCRDYEVAKAVMLGIPKGVPVFGLPGTNMEKAANDLGIEFRAEFYGDVKYDSRGMLVIDRKKKPWNPADVEKHVRQQLEEQSVTSVDGTIVPLPIKDYDVSICCHSDSPGCVEIIKATKKVADEFNKKYGF from the exons ATGGCTCCGATCACGAAAAAAGCGCTAGTTAACTGCGATATGGGAGAAGCG TACGGGAACTGGGCTTGTGGCCCAGATCTTGAGTTGCTTCCCTTGATCGACATCGCTAACATCGCCTGTGGTTTTCACGCTGGTGACCCTCTGATCATGTTGGAGACAGTACGGAACTGCAAAGCTCACAATATTTTGGTGGGAGCACATCCTGGTCTGCCTGACATTCAAGGGTTTGGACGACGCGAAATGAAGCTATCTCCGGATGAACTCACCGCAATTACTATCTATCAAGTTGGTGCTCTCCAAGGTTTCTTGGATCGCGAGGGGGTCCGCCTCAATCATGTCAAACCGCACGGTGTTCTTTATGGAATGATGTGCAGGGATTATGAGGTAGCAAAGGCTGTCATGCTGGGAATTCCTAAGGGGGTCCCTGTCTTTGGGTTACCTGGGACAAATATGGAAAAGGCTGCCAATGACTTGGGGATCGAATTTCGGGCTGAATTCTATGGCGATGTCAAATACGATTCTAGGGGGATGCTCGTGATTgatcggaagaagaagccgtgGAATCCTGCAGATGTTGAAAAACATGTTCGGCAGCAACTTGAAGAGCAGTCTGTGACGAGCGTTGATGGGACTATAGTACCGCTCCCTATCAAGGACTATGATGTATCCATCTGTTGTCACTCAGACTCGCCAGGGTGCGTTGAAATTATCAAAGCAACGAAAAAGGTGGCGGACGAGTTCAATAAGAAGTATGGATTTTGA
- a CDS encoding bifunctional urea carboxylase/allophanate hydrolase (COG:E,I;~EggNog:ENOG410PHUI;~InterPro:IPR016185,IPR005481,IPR000089,IPR011761, IPR003833,IPR011764,IPR005479,IPR005482,IPR013815, IPR011054,IPR029000,IPR011053,IPR003778;~PFAM:PF02682,PF02786,PF02785,PF02626,PF07478, PF00364,PF00289;~TransMembrane:1 (o971-990i);~go_function: GO:0005524 - ATP binding [Evidence IEA];~go_function: GO:0046872 - metal ion binding [Evidence IEA]), with protein MESLKTLLIANRGEIAVRILQTARKLNIRTIAIYTEPDAASTHVHLADEAILLSGVPSKAYIDGDQIIEIAKKKRADAIIPGYGFLSENSNFARDVSSAGLVFVGPSPESIEAFGLKHTARELATKAGVPIVPGSQGLITSEDEAVTVSQNLGFPVMLKATAGGGGMGLLTCNTEKEVRESFQTVQSRGEALFKNAGLFIERYYPSSHHIEVQVFGNGHGKAISIGERECSIQRRHQKVIEECPSPFVTRNPDLRKGLCDAAVRLAESIHYGSAGTIEYLVDDESGAFFFLEMNTRLQVEHGITELCYDVDLVELMLKQANAQLSGGKGLEAESLSNIPVAAPKGAAIEARVYAENPVKDFAPCPGTLQDVQWKEIPGSRIDTWVYRGIKVSANYDPLIAKVMYHGPTRHQAIEGLKEILTGSRICGPPTNLGFLAEILANKGFNSGSTLTRFLDNFEYNLSAIDVVSGGAYTLIQDWPGRPTIGKGFCHSGPMDSVAFRIANALVGNPVGLEGLEITLSGPELRFLGPAFVSLCGAPIDATLDDAPVPMWSGIKISAGQRLKIGKTTGNGCRAYLAVFGGFLNIAEWFGSKATAPMVGVGGYQGRQLTSGDYLVIESQLPKLDTELSLPKQLIPQYPSSWELMSMPGPYDEGYFTPESIDMLYDAEWTISHNAARGGIRLLGPKPNWSRSDGGEGGAHPSNLIEYGYAIGSLNWTGDDPVIFPQDAPDLGGFVSSHTIVKGDMWKLGQVKAGDTLKFRATSLKDAVSKRNDLENFITGIVECCQKGAAFGTITPLSTSLPPAMTASTRGSGIVHQIPEKGNQPLVSYRQAGDDYLLIDYGTGAFDLNHRYRVTALKKVLTEATGEITFSNGLTSMVGCGNSLMLYYDGTKIPQQSLINYLCTIETQLGDLSRAKMRSRLFKLPLTFESKRQNDAIKRYMETQRPYAAYLPDNMDFVARNNAFTRKEFENIYLTANFMVIAVGFFTALPLSLPVDPRQRMNCPKMNPSRVFTPAGQVSWGGSCLAIYTVDSPGGYQMTGLTIPGVDILGSKHGYTPQKPWLFEDFDQITFYQVSEEEYERQLAIFQSGRYEYEWEEVEFDMAEHNRLLSETKDEVKSIRARQRKAQADMDAFENEMLEKWAKEKAERGVPMDTVDALLRDPEISTIEAPLNANVWKVEVKEGDKLEKDQIVVVLEAMKLEIAVRTESIAVGAVVEKIIAQQGDSIEAGKPLMLVRKAEN; from the exons ATGGAGTCTCTCAAAACACTTCTAATTGCAAACCGCGGAGAGATTGCTGTGCGGATTCTGCAAACTGCAAG GAAGCTTAATATCCGAACTATTGCAATATATACCGAGCCAGATGCTGCCTCAACTCATGTCCATTTAGCGGACGAAGCAATTCTCCTCTCTGGGGTGCCGTCAAAGGCGTATATCGATGG AGACCAGATTATTGAAATTGCAAAGAAAAAGCGCGCCGATGCTATCATACCTGGATATGGGTTCCTGTCGGAGAACTCTAATTTCGCAAGAGACGTCTCCAGCGCTGGCTTGGTCTTCGTTGGTCCATCCCCAGAGAGCATTGAAGCATTCGGGCTCAAGCACACTGCACGAGAGCTGGCTACAAAAGCCGGTGTCCCCATTGTTCCCGGCTCACAGGGGCTGATTACaagcgaagatgaagctgtAACCGTTTCCCAAAACTTGGGCTTTCCT GTTATGCTCAAGGCGACTGCAGGTGGCGGTGGAATGGGCCTTCTCACATGTAATACAGAGAAAGAGGTCCGTGAATCGTTTCAAACTGTACAATCTAGGGGTGAAGCTCTGTTTAAGAACGCCGGGCTCTTTATCGAACGTTATTACCCGTCTAGCCACCACATCGAAGTCCAGGTCTTCGGAAACGGCCATGGTAAAGCCATTTCCATCGGCGAAAGGGAGTGTTCCATCCAGAGAAGACATCAGAAAGTGATCGAGGAATGCCCGAGTCCCTTCGTCACCAGGAATCCAGATCTCAGGAAAGGTCTATGTGATGCCGCTGTCCGTCTCGCAGAATCAATTCATTACGGTTCTGCCGGCACCATCGAATATCTCGTGGATGATGAATCAGGAGCATTTTTCTTCCTAGAGATGAATACACGCCTTCAGGTTGAGCATGGAATCACAGAGTTATGCTACGACGTTGATTTGGTAGAGCTCATGTTGAAGCAAGCAAATGCCCAGTTGTCGGGGGGAAAGGGACTCGAGGCAGAGTCCCTCTCAAATATTCCGGTAGCTGCGCCTAAAGGCGCCGCTATTGAGGCTAGAGTATACGCAGAAAACCCGGTCAAGGACTTTGCACCGTGTCCCGGAACATTACAAGACGTACAGTGGAAGGAAATTCCAGGCTCTCGAATCGATACCTGGGTTTACAGGGGTATCAAAGTGTCCGCAAACTATG ATCCGCTTATTGCAAAGGTCATGTATCATGGACCGACGAGGCACCAGGCCATTGAAGGATTGAAAGAGATCCTAACCGGTTCCCGGATTTGCGGCCCTCCAACCAACCTCGGGTTTCTGGCAGAGATCCTTGCAAACAAGGGTTTCAACTCCGGGTCTACGCTGACTAGATTCTTGGACAATTTCGAGTACAATTTATCGGCGATCGATGTCGTCTCCGGTGGCGCTTACACGCTCATTCAAGACTGGCCTGGCCGTCCGACCATCGGAAAAGGCTTTTGTCATTCCGGACCAATGGATTCGGTTGCTTTTCGAATTGCCAATGCGCTTGTTGGTAATCCTGTCGGGCTCGAGGGCCTGGAAATCACTCTAAGCGGACCAGAACTACGTTTCTTAGGACCGGCATTCGTTTCACTATGTGGTGCACCAATTGATGCAACGCTCGACGACGCCCCCGTGCCTATGTGGTCAGGAATAAAAATATCAGCTGGTCAGCGCTTGAAGATCGGTAAAACCACGGGTAATGGCTGCAGAGCTTATCTAGCTGTCTTTGGTGGGTTCCTCAACATTGCTGAGTGGTTCGGCTCAAAGGCTACTGCACCAAtggtcggtgttggtggCTACCAAGGCCGACAACTTACGTCTGGAGATTATCTCGTTATTGAAAGCCAACTCCCAAAATTGGATACGGAGTTGTCTTTGCCCAAGCAGCTCATCCCGCAGTATCCTAGCAGCTGGGAACTCATGTCAATGCCGGGGCCATACGATGAAGGATATTTTACTCCCGAGAGCATTGACATGCTCTACGACGCTGAATGGACCATTTCCCATAACGCTGCGAGAGGTGGGATACGTCTTCTTGGACCCAAACCCAACTGGTCCCGTTCAGACGGAGGCGAGGGTGGTGCTCACCCTTCCAATCTGATTGAGTATGGATACGCAATCGGGTCTCTTAATTGGACCGGTGACGACCCAGTGATCTTTCCGCAAGATGCACCGGACCTTGGTGGCTTTGTTAGCAGTCATACGATTGTGAAAGGGGATATGTGGAAGCTGGGCCAGGTCAAGGCTGGAGACACTTTGAAATTCAGGGCCACCTCTTTGAAAGATGCTGTCTCGAAACGCAATGATCTGGAAAATTTTATTACTGGCATTGTAGAATGTTGCCAAAAGGGTGCCGCCTTTGGTACTATTACTCCTTTGAGCACTTCTTTACCTCCAGCTATGACAGCATCGACGCGAGGATCTGGTATTGTTCACCAGATTCCAGAGAAAGGAAACCAACCGCTCGTTTCATATCGGCAG GCCGGGGATGATTATCTGTTGATTGACTATGGAACCGGCGCATTCGATCTAAACCACCGCTACAGAGTCACCGCACTGAAAAAGGTCCTAACCGAAGCAACAGGCGAGATCACATTTTCAAACGGATTGACCTCTATGGTCGGCTGCGGAAATT CCCTAATGCTCTATTATGACGGCACCAAGATACCCCAACAAAGCCTAATTAACTACCTTTGTACCATTGAAACCCAACTTGGCGATTTGAGCCGCGCAAAGATGCGCAGCCGCCTCTTCAAACTGCCGCTCACCTTCGAAAGCAAGCGACAAAATGACGCTATAAAGCGGTACATGGAGACCCAGCGGCCCTACGCCGCCTATTTGCCAGACAACATGGATTTCGTCGCACGCAACAACGCGTTCACTCGCAAGGAATTCGAAAACATATACCTCACTGCCAACTTCATGGTTATAGCTGTTGGGTTTTTCACGGCCCTCCCGCTCTCCCTTCCCGTTGACCCGCGCCAGCGCATGAACTGTCCCAAGATGAACCCGAGCCGCGTTTTCACGCCCGCCGGCCAGGTATCTTGGGGCGGTAGCTGTCTTGCTATATATACCGTTGATTCCCCAGGTGGGTATCAAATGACCGGCCTGACCATACCGGGTGTGGACATCCTCGGTTCAAAGCATGGCTATACACCCCAAAAGCCCTGGCTCTTTGAGGACTTTGACCAGATCACATTTTACCAAGTTAGTGAGGAGGAATATGAGCGCCAGCTCGCGATATTCCAGAGCGGCCGGTATGAGTATGAatgggaggaagttgaatTCGATATGGCCGAGCATAATCGACTGCTCAGCGAGACCAAGGACGAAGTAAAGAGTATCCGGGCACGGCAGCGCAAAGCGCAAGCTGATATGGATGcgtttgagaatgagatgtTAGAGAAATgggcgaaggaaaaggccGAGAGGGGTGTTCCGATGGATACAGTTGATGCTTTGCTAAGAG ACCCAGAAATCAGCACCATCGAGGCACCGCTAAACGCCAACGTCTGGAAAGTCGAAGTCAAAGAGGGCGACAAGTTAGAAAAGGATCAAATTGTCGTGGTCCTCGAGGCGATGAAGCTTGAGATTGCGGTCCGGACCGAATCAATCGCTGTCGGAGCTGTTGTCGAGAAAATCATAGCTCAGCAGGGTGATTCTATTGAGGCCGGAAAGCCCTTAATGCTGGTGCGGAAGGCTGAGAATTAA
- a CDS encoding putative JmjC domain protein (COG:B,T;~EggNog:ENOG410PI7T;~InterPro:IPR041667,IPR003347;~PFAM:PF13621): MVLQNVLAATLSAIVNPASDDPIIQCFHRDLDILRDNLFNNTDETLQLSDAHLRVFPFKDVETCWRRLYTDSSILKACLSICDNLGLINQRRDKCGKDGYSLISQLIESLNKSTGDGPRVDSNAAWLPPVIHLLDKALIMTGAPLREDSVESLLSALQEATKPHTLDTDDEQSDYSSRASKRRKLSPFLPPDAVSAPTLKHPITRVSDPGFDYMEDHIQDVKTPLIITDAVEHWPAVSTRPWVSRDYWLDRTFGGRRLVPVEIGRSYTDEGWGQRIMEFKEFIEKYIWREPSPSNSQDQDKEDTDQTGYLAQHDLLGQIPALRNDIAIPDFCYITPPAPEKGTPVYLKKRQEWESERQKKLGSHQAHGDGDGDDGEAAVDGGSPLTFCQPRDPIINTWIGPSWTISPLHHDPYHNILVQVTGSKYIRLYSPHTPASQIYPRGMEPVASERRGSNSGPPGSDGDGSAARMIDMSNTSQVDLASIELSPAESEQWEAMWPGFQQAEYVETVLKEGESLYIPVGWWHYVRGLKAGISVSFWW, translated from the coding sequence ATGGTCCTCCAAAACGTCCTCGCCGCCACGCTCTCCGCAATAGTAAATCCCGCTTCGGACGACCCGATTATTCAGTGCTTTCACAGAGACCTTGACATCCTCCGTGATAATCTATTCAACAACACAGACGAAACGCTTCAGCTGTCCGACGCGCACCTACGTGTTTTCCCTTTTAAAGATGTCGAAACCTGCTGGCGAAGGCTCTACACCGACTCGAGCATTCTCAAAGCTTGTCTCAGCATCTGCGATAATCTCGGGCTCATAAATCAGCGCAGGGATAAATGCGGGAAGGACGGGTATTCTCTCATTTCTCAGTTGATTGAGTCCCTCAATAAATCTACAGGCGATGGACCCAGGGTCGACTCCAACGCTGCCTGGCTCCCGCCAGTCATTCATCTTCTCGACAAAGCATTGATTATGACCGGCGCGCCTCTTCGTGAGGACTCGGTTGAATCTCTTCTATCTGCTCTACAAGAAGCTACAAAACCTCACACTCTTGACACTGATGATGAGCAGTCAGACTACTCATCCCGCGCTTCGAAAAGACGGAAGCTCTCTCCGTTCTTACCCCCCGATGCCGTCTCTGCGCCGACCCTTAAACATCCAATTACCCGTGTTTCGGACCCAGGATTTGACTACATGGAAGACCATATACAAGATGTGAAGACTCCCCTGATCATTACAGATGCGGTGGAGCACTGGCCCGCGGTGTCAACACGACCATGGGTATCGCGCGATTACTGGCTTGATAGGACGTTCGGTGGCCGCAGGCTAGTTCCCGTGGAGATTGGCAGGTCATACACGGATGAAGGATGGGGGCAGCGGATTATGGAGTTCAAGGAGTTCATTGAGAAGTACATCTGGAGGGAACCGTCGCCGTCGAACTCGCAGGATCAAGACAAAGAAGACACCGACCAAACAGGGTATTTAGCGCAGCATGATCTCCTCGGCCAGATCCCGGCTTTGCGGAACGATATCGCTATCCCTGACTTCTGTTATATTACCCCTCCAGCGCCGGAAAAGGGAACACCGGTGTACCTGAAGAAACGTCAGGAATGGGAATCTGAACGGCAGAAGAAGTTGGGCAGCCACCAGGCGcacggcgacggcgacggtgacgatggtgaagctgctgttgatggaggctCACCCCTTACTTTCTGCCAACCAAGGGACCCGATCATAAACACCTGGATCGGCCCCTCTTGGACAATATCTCCTCTCCACCATGACCCATACCACAACATACTTGTGCAAGTAACAGGTTCCAAATACATCCGTCTTTACTCGCCTCATACGCCCGCCTCCCAGATCTACCCTCGAGGCATGGAGCCCGTCGCGTCCGAGAGAAGAGGCAGCAACTCTGGTCCGCCTGGTTCAGACGGTGATGGCTCCGCGGCACGGATGATTGATATGTCGAATACGTCCCAGGTTGACTTGGCTTCCATCGAACTCTCTCCCGCCGAGTCGGAGCAGTGGGAGGCTATGTGGCCTGGCTTCCAGCAGGCGGAGTATGTTGAGACCGTCCTGAAAGAGGGCGAGTCTCTGTATATTCCAGTGGGATGGTGGCATTATGTCCGTGGACTGAAGGCAGGGATTAGTGTTAGTTTCTGGTGGTAG